The window CTGACCACCTGCAGCGAGCAACGGCTAGAATCTCCGGCAGTCCGCCCCGGGCGGCCTGTCGGAGACCCTTTCTTGCTTTCACGCCTGTTGCTGCTGGCCTTGCTGCTCCTTGGTGGTTGCGCCAGCGCGCCGCCGCCCACCCCGTCGCACACCCTCCCCGCGCAAGGGACCGCGCTGGACAGCGCAGTGCGCGAGCGCGCCGCCGCGCATCCGGGTGAGTCGGGATTCCACCTGCTGGCCTCCAGCATCGACGCCTTCCTCGCCCGCGCCGAGCTGATCCGCAAGGCCCAGCGCAGCCTCGACATCCAGTACTACATCGTCCACGACGGCCTCACCACCCGCGCGCTGATCCGCGAGCTGCTGCACGCCGCCGACCGGGGCGTGCGCGTGCGCGTGCTGATCGACGACACCAGCAGCGACGGCTGGGACTACGAGCTGGGCACCCTCGCCGCCCACCCGAACATCCAGATCCGCCTGTTCAACCCGCTGCACCTGGGCCGCAGCACCGGCATCACCCGCAACATGGGGCGCCTGCTCAATCTCTCCGAGCAACACCGGCGCATGCACAACAAGCTGTGGCTGGCGGACGACAGCGTGGCCATCGTCGGCGGCCGCAACCTGGGGGATGAGTACTTCGACGCCAAGGCCGAGATGAACTTCAGCGACCTCGACCTGCTCGGTGTCGGGCCGATCGCTCAGTCGCTCGGGCTGAGCTTCGACCAGTACTGGAACAGCGCCCTGAGCCGCCCCATCGATGACTACCTGTGGGACCGGCCGGACAAGGTCGAGCTGGACCGCATGAGGCGCCGGCTCGACCGCTACCTGGAGCGCGCGCGGGTCAAACGCTCTGGCTACATCGCGCGGCTCAACCGCAACAGCAACCGGCCACACCTGGACAACTGGCTGGACGACCTGGTGTGGGCGCCGTCCCGCGCCATCTGGGACGACCCGCTGAAGGTGCTCAACCAGAACGAGCCCAGGCCCGGCCAGATGCTGAGCACCCAGCTCGAACCGCTGTTCGACGGGGTGTCTCACGAGCTGATACTGGTCTCGGCGTACTTCGTGCCCACCCGCGCCGGGCTCGACTATCTGACCCGACGCGCCGACCAGGGCGTCAGCGTGCGCCTGCTGACCAACTCGCTGGAAGCTACCGACGTACCCGCCGTGCATGCCGGTTATGCGCCGTATCGCATGGCCCTGCTGGAACACGGGGTGAAGCTCTACGAGCTGCGCGCCCAACCGGACCGGCGCATCGACGGCGCGCCCTG of the Pseudomonas sp. PSE14 genome contains:
- a CDS encoding phospholipase D family protein, encoding MLSRLLLLALLLLGGCASAPPPTPSHTLPAQGTALDSAVRERAAAHPGESGFHLLASSIDAFLARAELIRKAQRSLDIQYYIVHDGLTTRALIRELLHAADRGVRVRVLIDDTSSDGWDYELGTLAAHPNIQIRLFNPLHLGRSTGITRNMGRLLNLSEQHRRMHNKLWLADDSVAIVGGRNLGDEYFDAKAEMNFSDLDLLGVGPIAQSLGLSFDQYWNSALSRPIDDYLWDRPDKVELDRMRRRLDRYLERARVKRSGYIARLNRNSNRPHLDNWLDDLVWAPSRAIWDDPLKVLNQNEPRPGQMLSTQLEPLFDGVSHELILVSAYFVPTRAGLDYLTRRADQGVSVRLLTNSLEATDVPAVHAGYAPYRMALLEHGVKLYELRAQPDRRIDGAPWMVRGSSSASLHSKAAVFDRRQVFVGSLNFDPRSVLWNTEVGVIVDSPELAEQVRSLALAGMSPNVSYQVKIDRNSSPPRLVWVNERDGERHTRHHEPGSLWRRFNAWIAGAIGLEKML